One window of Pseudomonas urmiensis genomic DNA carries:
- a CDS encoding DUF4917 family protein, giving the protein MPALDAHLIAWPTLNASHPCDALLLGNGASRALWKPFGYFSLFEQAQRVRHKALGVSDQALFKALGTELFEPVLSTLNTTVRANAALAINSTAPLNRYYSLKEALIHAVRAVHMPWPLMPSATLDTINQALRGYRRVYTSNYDLLLPWAMRHAPQGFASLFDEEGFFDVRNTRSEGTRVMHLHGGLHLLKLPDGSTRQRSANNAELLDGFAVNIPGEVPLFINEDRSEHKLRAIRHSDYLSWCLGQLAGETQGLCLFGQHLDSSDQHLLEAIRQARPAHLAIAIRPLSEASVINQKQHFIQRFADIPHISLHFFDASTHPLGDTQLAIDVPADFSRRH; this is encoded by the coding sequence ATGCCTGCACTAGACGCCCACCTGATCGCCTGGCCAACGCTCAACGCCAGCCATCCCTGCGATGCCTTGCTGCTGGGCAATGGTGCCAGCCGTGCGCTGTGGAAACCGTTCGGCTATTTCTCGCTGTTCGAACAGGCCCAGCGCGTGCGACACAAGGCCTTGGGTGTCAGCGACCAGGCGTTGTTCAAGGCGTTGGGCACAGAGTTGTTCGAGCCGGTGCTGAGCACCTTGAACACCACGGTCCGGGCCAACGCTGCGCTGGCGATCAACTCCACCGCGCCGCTGAACCGCTACTACTCGCTCAAAGAAGCGCTGATCCATGCCGTGCGCGCGGTGCATATGCCCTGGCCACTGATGCCAAGCGCCACCCTCGACACGATCAACCAGGCGCTGCGTGGCTATCGCCGTGTCTATACCAGCAACTACGACCTGCTCTTGCCCTGGGCGATGCGCCATGCACCGCAGGGGTTTGCCTCGCTGTTCGATGAAGAAGGCTTTTTCGATGTGCGCAACACGCGCAGCGAAGGTACGCGGGTGATGCACCTGCATGGCGGGCTGCACTTGCTCAAGCTGCCCGACGGCAGCACCCGCCAGCGCAGCGCCAATAACGCCGAGTTGCTCGATGGCTTTGCCGTGAACATTCCCGGTGAAGTGCCGTTGTTCATCAACGAGGATCGCAGCGAACACAAACTGCGGGCTATTCGTCATTCCGATTACCTGTCTTGGTGCCTGGGCCAACTCGCCGGTGAAACCCAGGGGCTATGCCTGTTCGGGCAGCATCTGGATAGCAGCGACCAACACCTGCTCGAGGCCATTCGCCAGGCGCGGCCGGCACACCTGGCGATCGCCATTCGGCCGCTGAGCGAGGCTTCGGTTATCAACCAAAAACAGCATTTCATTCAGCGGTTTGCCGATATTCCACACATTTCCCTGCACTTTTTCGACGCCAGCACCCACCCGTTGGGCGATACCCAGCTGGCCATCGACGTCCCCGCTGATTTCTCCCGGCGGCACTGA
- a CDS encoding FecR family protein, giving the protein MTPLDDLDANSIDAQAASWFSRNRNAPSREARKAFAQWLQDPQNARAYRQFEQLWDDLEALKQANRPVPLVVRRAPRWRPALAAAAALLCALLAGNLGAGSSAYQQRLSAQHDLRSLRLPDGSQLVINAQTRLRLDFSAERRLIHLDQGQLYIDVAPDKERPLLIDAGRGQVRVVGTGFDVRRGEKELVVTVAHGQVAFDTPGETNPPLLLGAGQQATYDTTRGTVTQQALNDQPVADWRDGHVSFRNRELASLIDELRLYREQPVLLADPSLGQYKVSGNLDVHDPDALLNALPALLPVKTTLLADGRLRIDRR; this is encoded by the coding sequence ATGACCCCTCTTGACGATCTCGACGCCAACTCGATCGACGCCCAGGCCGCCAGCTGGTTCAGCCGCAACCGCAATGCCCCCTCGCGTGAGGCACGCAAGGCCTTTGCCCAGTGGTTGCAAGACCCGCAGAACGCTCGCGCCTATCGCCAGTTCGAGCAACTATGGGACGACCTCGAGGCGCTCAAACAGGCCAACCGCCCGGTGCCCCTGGTGGTCCGCCGCGCGCCGCGCTGGCGCCCGGCCCTGGCCGCCGCCGCTGCGCTGCTGTGTGCGCTGCTGGCCGGCAATCTCGGCGCTGGCAGCAGCGCCTACCAACAGCGTCTGAGCGCCCAGCACGACCTGCGCAGCCTGCGCCTGCCCGACGGCAGCCAGTTGGTGATCAACGCCCAGACCCGGCTGCGCCTGGACTTCAGCGCCGAGCGCCGGCTGATCCACCTCGATCAAGGCCAGCTGTACATCGACGTGGCACCGGACAAGGAGCGGCCACTGCTCATCGACGCGGGCAGAGGACAAGTACGGGTGGTGGGCACAGGCTTCGATGTGCGCCGCGGTGAAAAGGAGCTGGTGGTCACAGTCGCCCACGGCCAGGTAGCCTTCGACACACCAGGCGAAACTAATCCGCCGCTGCTGCTCGGCGCAGGTCAACAGGCCACCTACGACACAACGCGAGGCACTGTCACCCAACAGGCATTGAACGACCAGCCGGTAGCCGACTGGCGCGACGGTCATGTGAGCTTTCGCAACCGCGAGTTGGCCAGCCTGATTGACGAACTCCGCCTGTACCGCGAACAGCCGGTGCTGCTGGCCGATCCGTCACTTGGGCAATACAAAGTCTCAGGGAATCTCGACGTACACGACCCGGACGCCCTGCTCAACGCCCTGCCCGCTCTGCTGCCGGTGAAAACCACCTTGCTGGCCGACGGACGCCTGCGCATCGACCGCCGCTGA
- a CDS encoding RNA polymerase sigma factor gives MQRLKPDPAAQESCRGFYADILHFLRKRMDNASDAADMTQDVFTQWLGYRDRAKVEQPRAFLFQMARNLLSDHWRRQKVRHSALGEEQAEVLHSEPANDPLDHAQRQQRLEHLRQVLAQLSPRRREALMLHRFEGLTQAQIAQRMNISVSMVEKHIAAALLQCKQRLDSDNGREHAE, from the coding sequence ATGCAGCGCCTCAAACCCGACCCAGCCGCCCAGGAATCCTGCCGGGGTTTCTATGCCGACATCCTGCACTTCCTGCGCAAGCGCATGGACAATGCCAGCGATGCCGCAGACATGACCCAGGACGTGTTCACCCAATGGCTGGGGTATCGCGACCGGGCCAAGGTCGAGCAGCCGCGGGCGTTTCTGTTCCAGATGGCGCGCAACCTGCTCAGCGACCATTGGCGCCGGCAGAAGGTGCGCCACAGCGCGCTGGGCGAAGAGCAGGCCGAGGTGCTGCACAGCGAGCCGGCCAACGACCCGCTCGACCACGCCCAGCGCCAGCAACGCCTGGAACATCTGCGCCAGGTGCTCGCGCAACTCTCGCCGCGGCGCCGCGAAGCCCTTATGCTGCATCGCTTCGAAGGACTGACCCAGGCGCAGATCGCACAACGCATGAATATTTCAGTAAGCATGGTCGAAAAGCACATCGCCGCCGCCCTGCTGCAGTGCAAGCAACGCCTGGACAGCGATAACGGCAGGGAGCACGCAGAATGA
- a CDS encoding glycerophosphodiester phosphodiesterase family protein: protein MHTQIVRALGLATLLSGAAQASDGRSLAAAQGIAHPAVIAHRGASFDAPESTRPAYLLARELGADYLELDLQRTRDGVLVVVHDDVLSRTSDVAERFPTRRDSPVSAFTLAELKSLDAGSWFNQAYPDRARASFKQLPILTLDEVIDIAEDSPQQRPGLYIETKMPGQFPGIERDLAERLKARGWLDKPGRVVLQTFDRNSLRLLHEAMPQVPKVLLLWVGKGSIEPASGQSFAESGERDKAAFYARQRPRDRAEFERWLEFAKAGGAIATGPSARRSQLGEQSYADLIEPWMNQLSHQQGLLVHVYTLDEPVDFAKAMQAGVDGIFTNRTGALMRFYGRADALEEGQVLRRLGY, encoded by the coding sequence ATGCACACGCAGATCGTACGGGCACTGGGCCTTGCAACACTGTTGTCGGGCGCGGCCCAAGCCAGCGATGGGCGCAGCTTGGCGGCTGCCCAGGGCATTGCACATCCGGCAGTGATCGCCCATCGCGGTGCGTCTTTCGATGCGCCCGAGTCCACCAGGCCGGCTTACCTGCTGGCCCGCGAACTGGGCGCTGACTATCTGGAGCTGGACCTGCAACGCACCCGCGATGGCGTGCTGGTGGTGGTGCACGACGATGTGCTGTCGCGCACCAGTGATGTCGCCGAGCGCTTCCCCACGCGCCGTGACAGCCCGGTCAGCGCTTTCACCTTGGCGGAGCTTAAATCGCTGGACGCGGGCAGCTGGTTCAACCAGGCGTATCCGGATCGCGCCCGGGCTTCGTTCAAGCAGCTACCAATCCTGACCCTGGATGAGGTGATCGACATCGCAGAAGACAGCCCGCAGCAGCGGCCTGGGTTGTATATCGAGACCAAGATGCCGGGGCAGTTTCCTGGCATCGAGCGTGATCTGGCCGAGCGGCTCAAGGCGCGGGGCTGGCTGGACAAGCCCGGGCGGGTGGTACTGCAGACGTTTGATCGCAACAGCCTGCGACTGCTGCATGAGGCCATGCCACAGGTGCCCAAGGTGCTGTTGCTGTGGGTGGGCAAGGGCAGTATCGAGCCGGCCTCGGGGCAGTCGTTTGCCGAATCGGGTGAGCGCGACAAAGCGGCGTTCTACGCCCGTCAGCGGCCTCGCGATCGGGCTGAGTTCGAACGTTGGCTTGAGTTTGCCAAGGCGGGCGGCGCGATCGCCACAGGGCCATCGGCGCGGCGCAGCCAGTTGGGCGAACAGAGCTATGCCGATTTGATTGAGCCGTGGATGAACCAGCTCAGCCATCAACAGGGGCTGCTGGTGCATGTGTATACCCTTGATGAGCCGGTGGATTTCGCCAAGGCGATGCAGGCCGGGGTGGATGGGATTTTTACCAATAGGACCGGGGCGCTGATGCGCTTTTATGGACGGGCGGATGCGCTGGAGGAAGGACAGGTATTGCGCAGGCTCGGGTACTGA